GGCGGCCCGGCGAATGCCGCCACCATGACGGGCATCATGCAGGCATCCGGTGTGATGACTGTCATCTATGGCGACGACGTCCCGTGCTCGCTCTGCGGGAAGGAACACCCGTTGGGGGCAGGCGAAGCGACACAGAAGGCGATTGCAACGCTGTTCAAGCGGCTCCAAGCGGCTCTCGACAAGCAGAAGCAGCAGATTCTCGAGTACGCCGAGTTGGACAAAGAGGAGTACACAAAGAGGTCGGCGCTCGCACAGTTGAAGAAGCTCAACACACCGGAACGACGAACGGCAGGGAAAGGCCTAAGACCAGAGCAGAGGGCAGAATTAGAAAGGCTGCCGGGCGAACTCGCAGCCCTGAGGGCCAAACTCGCCCCCCTAAGGGACTTCTTCAAGAACAAGGCTGTGCTTCGCTACACCCCAAACACCAATTCATACACCAAGGGCTACATGATTGGCGCCATGGTATGCACATGCGCGACCAAGAAGCTCGTGGCCTGTTCAGGCCATGCGCCACCAGGCTTTTGGCCGGCCGTAAAAGCCGCGGAGTTTGAGTGTGTAAATTCTCGCGTCGGAGCAGGGGCCCTAGAAGAGAAATGGATGTGTGCCGCCAAGCAGATCATGGAGAACCACGGGGGACACAAGC
This genomic stretch from Myxococcus virescens harbors:
- a CDS encoding DUF4150 domain-containing protein; translation: MAKVTVNFPRTPVTKGSSGIAAATLPNVCKMPGPPAPFVPTPLPNIGNSGDAPEGYSKTVTINGHPVAIAGASFGSKGDMASKGTGGGLISSNTHGSTKFIGPGSMNVKFEGRNVQLLGDPMLNNCGPSGGPANAATMTGIMQASGVMTVIYGDDVPCSLCGKEHPLGAGEATQKAIATLFKRLQAALDKQKQQILEYAELDKEEYTKRSALAQLKKLNTPERRTAGKGLRPEQRAELERLPGELAALRAKLAPLRDFFKNKAVLRYTPNTNSYTKGYMIGAMVCTCATKKLVACSGHAPPGFWPAVKAAEFECVNSRVGAGALEEKWMCAAKQIMENHGGHKPKHLAERLFYPIVEGIKLERGPKIKFKIREEDINTKKLSEPKEREQVFKHGEDVPSCSECQEKLPAMYCKTICK